One segment of Acetoanaerobium noterae DNA contains the following:
- a CDS encoding stalk domain-containing protein produces the protein MKKMIKVFTVGSLVLGMTSNIAMADSVLTSNSAEQVNAKAGVIQDDSLKEEKISYMSFEGYVKEIKSNNGYTSVIMTDGKSDEVIGQFNLKGDMLVVNQDTATIQALDKIEKGQKIRGFYRKDMPMILIYPPVINPEFIMISSDDTKNFVKHSYFDENLTSIDNNLKLNISDSSVLIDKHGKSVDIEKLKNKDLVVVYDVSTKSIPAQTNPKQVIMLEKDADEMPVKDEALEKIIDSGYMANGVNMIPLKQVADHFGYEIAWDNSTKTATLRKENSSFTVTIGQQMYGYNKSLQKFEVSPEVKDARTYVPESILELLQQ, from the coding sequence ATGAAAAAAATGATAAAAGTGTTTACAGTAGGTTCTTTAGTATTGGGAATGACGTCTAATATTGCTATGGCAGATTCTGTTTTGACTAGCAATTCAGCTGAGCAAGTAAATGCTAAAGCTGGAGTAATACAAGATGATAGCTTAAAAGAAGAAAAAATAAGCTATATGAGCTTTGAAGGCTATGTAAAGGAAATTAAATCAAATAATGGATATACCTCTGTTATAATGACAGATGGTAAGTCAGATGAGGTTATAGGACAATTTAACTTAAAAGGAGATATGCTTGTAGTAAATCAAGACACAGCTACAATTCAAGCTCTAGACAAAATAGAAAAAGGACAGAAAATTAGAGGCTTTTATAGAAAAGATATGCCTATGATACTAATATATCCTCCAGTTATAAATCCAGAATTTATAATGATAAGCTCAGATGATACTAAGAATTTTGTTAAGCATTCTTATTTTGATGAAAACTTAACAAGTATTGACAATAATCTCAAGCTTAACATATCAGATTCTTCAGTGCTTATCGATAAGCATGGAAAGAGCGTTGATATCGAGAAATTAAAAAACAAAGATTTAGTAGTTGTTTACGATGTTTCTACTAAGAGCATCCCAGCTCAAACAAATCCAAAACAAGTTATAATGCTTGAAAAGGATGCAGATGAAATGCCAGTAAAGGATGAAGCCTTAGAAAAAATCATAGACTCTGGATATATGGCTAATGGTGTTAATATGATTCCTCTTAAGCAGGTGGCAGACCATTTTGGATATGAAATTGCATGGGATAACTCTACGAAAACTGCAACACTAAGAAAAGAAAATTCTTCATTTACAGTTACTATAGGTCAGCAAATGTATGGCTATAATAAAAGCCTTCAAAAATTTGAAGTATCTCCAGAGGTAAAAGATGCAAGAACCTATGTGCCAGAATCTATATTAGAATTGCTTCAGCAATAA
- a CDS encoding ABC transporter ATP-binding protein, producing MDKIMEVKNLVKMYKDTEDIYAADDVSVDINKGEFILITGESGAGKSTLLYIMGLMLKPDKGELMFGGKPLNWSNEDELNSYRRNKMGFVFQEPQLVEALTVNENLMLMKGLNNSELEIDGLLEEFGLLKHKDKLPNTLSGGQKRRVMVLMAIVKKPEVIFLDEPTNDLDEKWSEKVLVKLKKLSNQGTSIVMVSHDEQCKKHADKVLCMKSGKIDEIM from the coding sequence ATGGATAAGATTATGGAAGTTAAAAACCTTGTAAAGATGTACAAAGATACAGAAGATATTTATGCAGCTGATGATGTGAGCGTAGATATAAATAAAGGAGAGTTTATATTAATAACAGGGGAGTCTGGAGCAGGAAAATCTACTCTACTGTATATAATGGGACTAATGCTAAAACCAGACAAGGGAGAGCTAATGTTTGGTGGAAAGCCACTTAACTGGTCAAATGAAGATGAACTAAATTCATACAGAAGAAACAAAATGGGTTTTGTTTTTCAAGAACCACAATTAGTAGAAGCGCTAACAGTAAATGAAAATCTAATGCTAATGAAAGGACTTAATAATTCTGAGCTTGAAATTGATGGGTTATTAGAAGAGTTTGGTCTTTTAAAGCATAAAGATAAGCTGCCAAATACCCTTAGTGGAGGTCAAAAAAGAAGAGTAATGGTTCTTATGGCTATAGTTAAAAAGCCTGAGGTTATATTTCTAGATGAGCCTACTAATGATTTAGATGAAAAATGGTCTGAAAAAGTTCTAGTTAAGCTAAAAAAGCTTAGCAATCAAGGAACTTCTATAGTGATGGTAAGCCATGATGAGCAGTGCAAGAAGCATGCTGACAAGGTGCTTTGCATGAAGTCTGGAAAAATTGATGAAATTATGTAA
- a CDS encoding MarR family winged helix-turn-helix transcriptional regulator, translating to MHEKFIGHRIRILNNLIKREIESSEHFAYAQSITGTNSWIIAYLAQNSDKDIYQKDLEKKFSVTRSTASKVIKLMVQKGLIVREEVESDARLKKLILTEKALNMHEAIKSDILKLNEKLTKGFTDEEMGTMQGYIDRMIDNINS from the coding sequence GTGCATGAAAAATTCATTGGCCATAGAATTCGTATATTAAATAATCTTATAAAAAGAGAAATTGAAAGCTCTGAGCATTTTGCATATGCACAGAGCATAACAGGTACGAATAGCTGGATTATTGCTTATTTAGCACAAAATAGCGATAAGGATATATATCAAAAAGATTTAGAAAAAAAGTTTTCAGTTACTAGATCCACTGCTTCAAAGGTAATAAAATTAATGGTTCAAAAAGGTCTTATTGTAAGGGAAGAGGTAGAATCAGATGCAAGGCTGAAAAAGCTCATCTTAACAGAAAAGGCTTTAAACATGCATGAAGCAATTAAATCAGATATTTTAAAGCTAAATGAAAAGCTTACAAAAGGATTTACAGATGAAGAAATGGGAACTATGCAGGGCTACATAGACAGAATGATAGACAACATTAATTCATAA
- a CDS encoding ABC transporter ATP-binding protein has protein sequence MIKKLARYIQGYKKDSILTPIFVMLEVIMEVLIPFLMADLIDKGIDGGNIPLIIKLGLALLIGALISLFFGALAGKTAATASAGFAKNLRKGMFYNIQDFSFSNVDKFSNSSLITRLTTDVTNVQMSYQMIIRNAARSPLMLIFALTAAFGISSKLSLIFLTMIPGLGIGLYLIIKNAFPIFERVFKSYDNLNRIVQENLSGIRVVKSFIREEHEIDKFSKTSEEISKDFIKAEKLLAFNMPLMQFSVYSCMLLLSWFGARAVVASGNNPALGLSTGQLMSLITYTMQILMSLMMLSMVLVMITISKASARRIVEVLDEQTDIKNPSSPIYEVENGDIEFENVNFKYSDSADKLCLENINIKIKSGETIGIIGGTGSSKTTLVQLIPRLYDVSSGAVKVAGIDVRNYDIKSLRKSVSMVLQKNVLFSGTIKENLKWGNPDATDEEIKEACSIAQADGFIENFPDKYETYIEQGGTNVSGGQKQRLCIARALLSNPKVLILDDSTSAVDTKTDSHIRKELLSSMPNTTKIIIGQRISSISEADKILVMDDGKIVDYGTHEELIISSSIYREVYESQSKGVLGSEA, from the coding sequence ATGATAAAGAAATTAGCTAGATATATACAGGGCTATAAAAAAGACAGTATTTTAACTCCTATTTTCGTAATGCTAGAAGTAATAATGGAGGTACTTATACCTTTTTTGATGGCAGATTTGATAGACAAAGGTATTGATGGTGGAAATATTCCGCTTATTATTAAGCTAGGGTTAGCACTTCTAATAGGCGCACTTATATCTCTATTCTTTGGAGCATTAGCAGGAAAAACAGCAGCTACAGCTTCAGCAGGCTTTGCAAAGAATTTAAGAAAAGGCATGTTTTATAATATTCAGGACTTTTCATTTTCAAATGTAGATAAGTTTTCTAATTCAAGCCTTATTACTAGGCTTACTACTGACGTTACAAATGTTCAGATGTCATATCAGATGATAATTAGAAATGCTGCTAGAAGTCCGCTTATGCTTATATTTGCACTTACAGCGGCTTTTGGAATAAGCTCTAAATTATCTTTGATTTTCTTGACAATGATTCCAGGTTTAGGAATTGGCTTATATTTGATAATAAAAAATGCCTTTCCTATTTTTGAAAGAGTATTTAAATCCTATGATAATTTAAACAGGATAGTTCAGGAAAATCTTTCAGGGATAAGAGTAGTGAAGTCCTTTATAAGAGAAGAGCATGAGATAGATAAATTTTCAAAGACCTCGGAAGAAATAAGCAAAGACTTTATAAAAGCAGAAAAGTTATTGGCATTTAATATGCCATTGATGCAGTTTTCTGTGTATTCATGTATGCTCTTGCTATCGTGGTTTGGTGCTAGAGCTGTAGTAGCTAGTGGAAACAATCCAGCGCTTGGACTTAGTACAGGACAGCTTATGAGCCTTATAACCTATACTATGCAGATACTAATGAGCTTGATGATGCTTTCAATGGTGCTAGTTATGATAACAATATCGAAGGCTTCAGCAAGAAGAATAGTTGAGGTTCTAGATGAACAAACAGATATAAAAAATCCAAGCTCTCCTATTTATGAGGTAGAAAATGGAGATATAGAGTTTGAAAATGTAAACTTCAAGTATTCAGATAGTGCAGACAAGCTTTGTCTTGAGAATATTAATATCAAAATAAAATCAGGAGAAACTATAGGAATCATAGGAGGTACTGGCTCATCTAAGACTACTTTAGTCCAGCTTATCCCTAGACTCTACGATGTAAGCAGTGGAGCTGTTAAGGTTGCAGGTATAGATGTTAGAAATTATGATATTAAGTCTCTTAGAAAATCTGTATCTATGGTACTTCAAAAAAATGTACTTTTTTCTGGAACTATAAAGGAAAACTTAAAATGGGGAAATCCAGATGCTACAGATGAAGAAATAAAAGAGGCATGCTCTATAGCTCAAGCAGATGGCTTTATTGAGAATTTTCCTGATAAATATGAAACCTATATAGAGCAAGGTGGAACCAATGTATCTGGTGGACAAAAGCAAAGACTTTGCATAGCAAGAGCCTTGCTTTCAAATCCTAAAGTGCTTATTCTAGATGACTCAACAAGTGCAGTAGACACAAAGACTGATTCTCATATCAGAAAAGAGCTATTAAGCAGTATGCCAAATACAACTAAAATCATCATAGGACAAAGAATATCTTCTATTTCGGAAGCAGATAAAATACTAGTGATGGATGATGGAAAAATAGTTGACTATGGAACTCACGAGGAGCTCATTATAAGCAGTAGTATTTATAGAGAAGTGTATGAGTCACAATCAAAGGGGGTGCTAGGTAGTGAAGCGTAA
- a CDS encoding prolipoprotein diacylglyceryl transferase family protein, producing MLPIIKFDLFNQIIYLKAYDVFILLSILTGLIFSFSVLKKYGLVSKAILSIYFFIAISFIVGARLLNFILQYPKYKQAEISLFTLEFGYFSLYGGIILSFIVLIVLLNLKKLDILDILDKLTLPFLFSFFIMKIGCYLNGCCYGKPTKSWFAVPLPINQQATLTNNPLVSSIFGKLDIRVYPTQFMEGFGAVLIIIIILIIRKKLIKGQIFIVSAGLFSLLRLVVLSYRQLPYSDFVLKYFYPRLYSLIIITAVIGFVIIHLFNSKAPSL from the coding sequence ATGCTTCCAATTATTAAATTTGATTTATTTAACCAAATTATTTATCTAAAAGCTTACGACGTTTTTATATTATTAAGTATACTAACTGGGCTGATTTTTTCTTTTTCAGTTTTAAAAAAGTATGGTCTTGTTTCAAAGGCCATACTTTCTATTTATTTTTTTATAGCTATCAGCTTTATAGTAGGAGCTAGGTTATTAAACTTTATATTACAATACCCCAAATATAAGCAGGCTGAAATTTCTTTATTCACACTAGAATTTGGTTATTTTTCTTTGTATGGAGGAATTATTCTTAGCTTTATAGTTCTGATAGTCCTACTAAATCTTAAAAAACTAGATATTTTAGATATCCTAGACAAGCTTACCCTGCCTTTTTTGTTTAGCTTTTTTATTATGAAAATAGGGTGCTATTTAAATGGCTGCTGCTATGGAAAGCCTACAAAATCATGGTTTGCTGTTCCTCTTCCTATAAATCAGCAAGCTACTCTTACTAACAATCCTCTAGTTTCCTCGATTTTTGGTAAGCTCGATATCAGGGTTTATCCTACCCAATTCATGGAGGGATTTGGAGCCGTTCTCATTATAATCATAATTCTAATTATTAGAAAAAAATTGATAAAAGGTCAGATATTTATAGTTTCAGCAGGACTTTTTAGTCTATTAAGATTAGTAGTTTTATCTTATCGTCAGCTTCCATATTCTGACTTTGTGCTGAAGTATTTCTATCCTCGATTATATAGTTTAATCATAATAACAGCTGTTATTGGTTTTGTTATAATACATCTATTCAACAGTAAAGCACCTTCCTTATAA